The genomic region TCCGTATATTCGAATTTCCGTATGTATCGAGCCCGTCCCATGATCACCCCCACCGAAGTCTTCAAGAGCCTCGCCGACGAAACCCGCGTTCGGGCCATGCTGCTCATCGCCGATCAAGGTGAGCTCTGCGTCTGCGAGCTGATGTGCGCGCTCGACGACAGCCAACCGAAAATCAGCCGCCACCTCGCGCAACTGCGCAGCAATGGTTTGCTACTTGATCGCCGCCAGGGCCAGTGGGTTTATTACCGGCTCAATCCGGAGCTGCCGGCGTGGGTACGCGAAATCCTGCAAGTGACGTCCAAAGCCAACGCCGATTGGCTCAAGGACAACGCCGCCCGCCTGCAGAACATGGACGGGCGTCCGGTTCGCGAAACCGCCTGCTGCTGAGAAAGAAAAAACCATGCGAATTCTGTTTATGTGCACGGCCAACAGCTGCCGCAGCATCCTGTCCGAAGCCATGTTCAATCATCTGGCGCGCCCCGGATTCGAGGCCGTGAGTTCCGGAAGTTTCCCCAAGGGCCAAGTGTTGCCGCGCAGCCTGTCGACGCTGCAACAGGCCGGCATTGCCATCGATGGCCTGTATAGCAAGGGTAATGACGCGTTCGAAGACAATCCGCCAGACATTGTCATCACCGTCTGTGACAAGGCCGCCGGTGAGAGCTGCCCGGTGTACTTCGGCCCCGCACTCAAAGCCCATTGGGGCCTGGCAGATCCCTCGGATGTGATCGGCGACGATGCCGCCGTGGACGCGGCGTTTGCTGCCACGCTGGCGATCATCGAGCGGCGCTGCGCGACCTTCCTTGGCCTGCCATTTAAAGCACTCAGCCGCGCTGATCTTCAGCGTGAGCTGGATCGTATCGGCTCTCTCTGAGCTGGAGGACACATGTCAGAACACCTGCCCCATCTTGATCATTCGCTGTTCGAAGGAGCGTCCCCTTTGGGCGAACACAAACCGCGCATCCTGCTGCTCTACGGCTCGACCCGCGAACGCTCCTTCAGCCGTTTGCTGGTAGAGGAGGCCGCGCGCCTGCTCGAACATTTCGGCGCCGAAACGCGGATCTTCAACCCGTCCGGTCTGCCACTGCCCGACGACGTTCCGGTCGACCATCCCAAAGTGCAGGAACTGCGCGATCTGGTGCTGTGGTCGGAGGGTCAGGTCTGGTGCTCACCCGAACGTCACGGCGCGATGTCGGCCGTGTTCAAGGCACAGATCGACTGGATCCCGCTGGAACTCGGCGCCGTGCGTCCGACCCAGGGTAAAACTCTGGCCGTGATGCAGGTCTGCGGCGGTTCGCAGTCGTTCAACGTGGTCAACCAGTTGCGCGTGTTGGGCCGCTGGATGCGCATGTTCACCATCCCCAACCAATCCTCGGTGCCCAAGGCCTACATGGAATTCGACGACGCCGGGCGGATGAAACCGTCGCCGTTCTACGATCGTGTGGTCGATGTGATGGAAGAACTGGTGAAGTTCACCGTGCTGCTGCGCGATCAACAGGCGCATCTGGTCGACCGCTACTCCGAGCGCAAGGAAAGCGCCGAGCAACTGATGGCGCGGGTGAATCAGCGTTCGATTTGAGGCCGTCCCTCGGCGAGGGACGGCTGCGTTCAGTCGACCAGTACTTGCGGCGACACCACCCAGGCGCTGCAGGGCATTTTGTACAGCAGCTGTTCCACCGTGCTACCGATCAACCGACCCAGGCCGCGATGGCCGATACGGCCCATGACGATCACATCGATGTCATAGGCATCGGCGTAGCTGCACAGCACGTTGGCCGGATTGCCCATGATCATGTGCTGGCGTTCCGGCGCAATGCCGTTGCGCTCGGCCAGTTCGCGGAATGCATCGCCTTGCGCATCGAACAGCGTTTTCGCCTTGCCCTCGGTGAAAAACGTCGAGGCGTTGCCAAAGCCGAACTCGTCGGCGCTGATTGATGACAGGTCGTAGGCATAGACCACATCCAGTTCGGCATCGCAGAGGCTGGCCAGTTTCGCGGCCTCGCGCAGGATACGGTCGTTGAAGTCGGCGTATTGCTCGTCGCGATGAAACGGATCAATCGCCGCGACGATCCGCCGGGGCCGGGCGTGCTGGACATGGCTGACGAAGTGCAGCGGTACCCGGCATTCGCGCAGCAAATGAACATCGAGCGGGGTGAACATCAACCGTGACATGAACGAGGCGTGCTGCAGATCCTTGATCAGCAGGGCCATCGGCTGCTCCTTGAGGTGAATCTGGATTTCATGCAACGGATTGTCGACCCACACCACTTCCGTGGTCACGGTCACGCCGAGGTGGCGCATGGGCCGCGCCTGGTCCTCTAGCCATTGGCGGTGGCGCTCGACATAACCCAGGCGCATCTGTTCCAGGGCCTGCTCGTTGACCAATCCGGCGGTCGCCAGCCCTTCGAGGTAATCGAATGCCACGATGTGCAGCGCCGCCCCCGATGCTTTGGCCAGGGCCGCGGCCCGATCGAACGCAGGGCTGTGTTTCATCAGCGGTGAAGCTACCAGCATGAAACGTGCTTGCTCGGACATGACGAATCTCCTGTGGGTAGCGGCATTGGACGGCCAGACGCAACGGCGTCAGTTCATGTTGCTCCGTACCGCCGGGCGTGGCTTGATCTTTGTCAATGACGCGGCCCAATAATGCCTGCGTCCGACGTGCGGCATCGGCGATGCGCAATCCAGCATTGATTGATCGTTATCAACCTTGTGTCGGTCAGTTCGGCGCAGCCTTGGAAAGGTGCTGAACTCACTGCAAACACCTGCACAGGAGTCTTGATCATGGCCATGATGAAAGCGGCGATATTCGTCGAAAAGAATCGCATCGTTCTGGATGACAAACCGATTCCCGAGGTTGGCCCGCTGGACGCACTGGTGCGGATCACCACCACGACGATCTGCGGCACCGACGTGCATATCCTGCGTGGCGAGTATCCGGTGGCCAAAGGTTTGACCGTCGGTCACGAACCGGTGGGCGTGATCGAGAAACTTGGCTCACAGGTGCGCGGATTTTTCGAAGGCCAGCGGGTGATCGCCGGCGCGATTACCCCCAGCGGCCAAAGCTACGCCTGCCTGTGTGGCTGCGGCTCCCAGGACGGGCCGGACACTCGCCACGGTTTTCGCGCCACCGGCGGCTGGAAATTCGGCAACATCATCGATGGCTGCCAGGCGGAGTACGTCCTGGTGCCCGATGCCTTGGCCAACCTGTGCCCGATCCCCGACGGGCTCAGCGACGAACAGGTGCTGATGTGCCCGGACATCATGTCCACCGGATTCTCCGGCGCCGAACGTGGCGAAGTCAGTATCGGCGACAGCGTTGCGGTATTCGCGCTGGGGCCGATCGGTCTGTGCGCGGTGGCCGGGGCACGGCTCAAGGGTGCTAGCGTGATCATTGGCGTCGACGCGGTGGCCGAGCGCATGAGCGTCGCGCGGCAGTTGGGCGCGACCCACGTGGTCAACTTCAAGGACGGCGACGTGGTCGAGCAAATCATGGCGTTGACCGACGGGCGCGGCGTGGATGTGGCCATCGAAGCCTTGGGCACCCAAGGCACGTTCGAGTCTGCCTTGCGGGTGTTACGCCCGGGCGGACGCTTGTCGAGTCTGGGTGTTTACGCGTCGGACCTGCGCATTCCCTACGATGCCTTCGCGGCAGGGCTGGGCGATTACAGCATCGTCAGCACCCTGTGCCCCGGCGGCAAGGAACGCATGCGCCGGTTGATGGCGGTGGTGCAAAGCGGTGGCGTCGATCTGTCGCCGCTGGTGACCCACCACTTCAAACTCGACGATATCGAAGCCGCCTATGAACTGTTCGCGCATCAGCGCGATGGGGTGATGAAGGTGGCGATTACGCCGTGATCGGCAACGCGCCCCGCAACGTTTAAAGGTACGGGGCGCAGGAATGTCGCTACAGACTCAGGCGATGAATGACTTGGTGCGGGTCATCAGGATCGCTGTGGGTTTCAAAGCCCAGCGAACGGGCGAGGTCGCGCATGGCCGTGTTGCTGGCCGAATCCACCGAATACAGATGCTTGAAACCGTTGTGCCGGGCAGCCTTGATCAAATGTTCCATCAGCAACGTGGCCAGGCCCAGGTGCATCCACTCATCGGCGACCGTGACGGCGCATTCACAGTACTGTTCGCCCGTGGCGGCGTAGCGGCTGATGCCGATCTCGATCAATTCGCCATTTTCGTGAGCCAGTGCGACGTAGGCCGCGCGTTGCTTGCCGTCGACGTCCATCAACTGATCGAGCAACGCGGTGCCCGGCTCACTGATCTGCGCGAGAAAACGCAGGTGTCGGGACTCGGGCGACAAGCGCTTGATGAACGCATATTCGCGTTCGCGATCCTCGGCGGCCAGGGCACGGATCAAGACGTGGCGGCCATCCCTGAGCGACTCGATCCAGTATTCACCTGGGTGCGCGGCATAGGCCGGCGCCGCGCGGTCATTGTGGTCTTTGACAGTGAGCATGAGATGAGCCTCCATCGGGGCTGAACGAGCAACGCGCAGGAGAGTGCGCTGAGTCTGTTCTACACCGATGTCAGCCCCGGAAGCTGATCTGGATCAGATTCCGACGCGCGGCCACTGTTTTAACGGGCAATGGCGCT from Pseudomonas tensinigenes harbors:
- a CDS encoding GNAT family N-acetyltransferase is translated as MLTVKDHNDRAAPAYAAHPGEYWIESLRDGRHVLIRALAAEDREREYAFIKRLSPESRHLRFLAQISEPGTALLDQLMDVDGKQRAAYVALAHENGELIEIGISRYAATGEQYCECAVTVADEWMHLGLATLLMEHLIKAARHNGFKHLYSVDSASNTAMRDLARSLGFETHSDPDDPHQVIHRLSL
- a CDS encoding metalloregulator ArsR/SmtB family transcription factor, which produces MITPTEVFKSLADETRVRAMLLIADQGELCVCELMCALDDSQPKISRHLAQLRSNGLLLDRRQGQWVYYRLNPELPAWVREILQVTSKANADWLKDNAARLQNMDGRPVRETACC
- a CDS encoding universal stress protein, giving the protein MSEQARFMLVASPLMKHSPAFDRAAALAKASGAALHIVAFDYLEGLATAGLVNEQALEQMRLGYVERHRQWLEDQARPMRHLGVTVTTEVVWVDNPLHEIQIHLKEQPMALLIKDLQHASFMSRLMFTPLDVHLLRECRVPLHFVSHVQHARPRRIVAAIDPFHRDEQYADFNDRILREAAKLASLCDAELDVVYAYDLSSISADEFGFGNASTFFTEGKAKTLFDAQGDAFRELAERNGIAPERQHMIMGNPANVLCSYADAYDIDVIVMGRIGHRGLGRLIGSTVEQLLYKMPCSAWVVSPQVLVD
- the arsH gene encoding arsenical resistance protein ArsH, which translates into the protein MSEHLPHLDHSLFEGASPLGEHKPRILLLYGSTRERSFSRLLVEEAARLLEHFGAETRIFNPSGLPLPDDVPVDHPKVQELRDLVLWSEGQVWCSPERHGAMSAVFKAQIDWIPLELGAVRPTQGKTLAVMQVCGGSQSFNVVNQLRVLGRWMRMFTIPNQSSVPKAYMEFDDAGRMKPSPFYDRVVDVMEELVKFTVLLRDQQAHLVDRYSERKESAEQLMARVNQRSI
- a CDS encoding arsenate reductase ArsC; this translates as MRILFMCTANSCRSILSEAMFNHLARPGFEAVSSGSFPKGQVLPRSLSTLQQAGIAIDGLYSKGNDAFEDNPPDIVITVCDKAAGESCPVYFGPALKAHWGLADPSDVIGDDAAVDAAFAATLAIIERRCATFLGLPFKALSRADLQRELDRIGSL
- a CDS encoding NAD(P)-dependent alcohol dehydrogenase, encoding MAMMKAAIFVEKNRIVLDDKPIPEVGPLDALVRITTTTICGTDVHILRGEYPVAKGLTVGHEPVGVIEKLGSQVRGFFEGQRVIAGAITPSGQSYACLCGCGSQDGPDTRHGFRATGGWKFGNIIDGCQAEYVLVPDALANLCPIPDGLSDEQVLMCPDIMSTGFSGAERGEVSIGDSVAVFALGPIGLCAVAGARLKGASVIIGVDAVAERMSVARQLGATHVVNFKDGDVVEQIMALTDGRGVDVAIEALGTQGTFESALRVLRPGGRLSSLGVYASDLRIPYDAFAAGLGDYSIVSTLCPGGKERMRRLMAVVQSGGVDLSPLVTHHFKLDDIEAAYELFAHQRDGVMKVAITP